A single window of Salvia splendens isolate huo1 chromosome 8, SspV2, whole genome shotgun sequence DNA harbors:
- the LOC121745515 gene encoding probable ADP-ribosylation factor GTPase-activating protein AGD13 isoform X2 yields MNRHQSARQTSDCGAPDPKWASSNIGVFICLKCSSVHRGLSTHISKVLSVTLDDWSDDQIDSMVEVGGNASANSIYEAYIPQGVSKPRPDAGPEARSQFIRSKYELQEFLKPSLRILSTASKNSFRSSMSTKISDSFRSSASSQNSEGMAEFIGTLKVKVLKGTNLAVRDMLSSDPYVVLKLGKQRVQTTVMKSNLNPVWNEELMVSIPQKYGPIKLEVYDYDTFSADDIMGEVEIDIQSMITSATAFGDVATFENMQIGRWLKSNDNALLEDSTVNIVDGKVKQLVSLKLQNVESGEIHLELEWMPIDQ; encoded by the exons ATGAACCGCCATCAATCTGCAAGACAAACTTCAG ATTGTGGTGCTCCGGACCCAAAATGGGC GTCGTCAAATATTGGAGTCTTTATATGCTTAAAGTGCTCTAGTGTCCATAGAGGCCTCAGCACACATATTTCAAAG GTTCTGTCTGTGACGTTAGATGACTGGTCCGACGATCAAATAGATTCGATGGTTGAAGTTGGTGGGAATGCATCTGCAAATTCCATATACGAGGCTTATATTCCTCAAGGGGTATCAAAGCCTAGGCCCGATGCTGGCCCTGAAGCACGCTCTCAGTTTATCAG ATCGAAGTACGAGCTTCAGGAATTCTTGAAACCTAGCCTGCGTATTCTGTCAACTGCTTCAAAGAACTCTTTTCGATCTAGTATGTCCACGAAGATTTCAGATAGCTTTCGAAGTTCAGCTTCATCACAGAATTCA GAAGGCATGGCCGAGTTTATTGGAACGTTGAAGGTTAAAGTACTAAAAGGCACGAATCTAGCTGTTCGGGATATGCTATCTAGTGATCCGTATGTTGTCTTGAAACTCGGAAAGCAG AGAGTTCAAACAACTGTGATGAAGAGCAACTTGAATCCCGTGTGGAACGAGGAACTTATGGTCTCCATTCCACAAAAATACGGCCCTATCAAGCTG GAAGTTTATGACTACGACACATTCTCTGCGGATGATATAATGGGGGAAGTCGAGATAGACATTCAGTCGATGATAACTTCTGCTACTGCATTCGGGGATGTTGCAACGTTTGAGAACATGCAGATTGGGAGATGGCTGAAGTCAAACGACAACGCGTTGTTGGAAGACAGCACAGTGAATATTGTGGATGGGAAGGTGAAGCAGTTAGTATCTTTGAAGCTGCAAAATGTGGAATCTGGAGAAATACATCTTGAGCTGGAGTGGATGCCTATTGatcaataa
- the LOC121745515 gene encoding probable ADP-ribosylation factor GTPase-activating protein AGD13 isoform X1 codes for MNRHQSARQTSGKRALNDLLTRPDNRVCADCGAPDPKWASSNIGVFICLKCSSVHRGLSTHISKVLSVTLDDWSDDQIDSMVEVGGNASANSIYEAYIPQGVSKPRPDAGPEARSQFIRSKYELQEFLKPSLRILSTASKNSFRSSMSTKISDSFRSSASSQNSEGMAEFIGTLKVKVLKGTNLAVRDMLSSDPYVVLKLGKQRVQTTVMKSNLNPVWNEELMVSIPQKYGPIKLEVYDYDTFSADDIMGEVEIDIQSMITSATAFGDVATFENMQIGRWLKSNDNALLEDSTVNIVDGKVKQLVSLKLQNVESGEIHLELEWMPIDQ; via the exons ATGAACCGCCATCAATCTGCAAGACAAACTTCAG GTAAAAGAGCACTGAATGATCTTCTGACTCGACCTGACAATCGTGTGTGTGCAGATTGTGGTGCTCCGGACCCAAAATGGGC GTCGTCAAATATTGGAGTCTTTATATGCTTAAAGTGCTCTAGTGTCCATAGAGGCCTCAGCACACATATTTCAAAG GTTCTGTCTGTGACGTTAGATGACTGGTCCGACGATCAAATAGATTCGATGGTTGAAGTTGGTGGGAATGCATCTGCAAATTCCATATACGAGGCTTATATTCCTCAAGGGGTATCAAAGCCTAGGCCCGATGCTGGCCCTGAAGCACGCTCTCAGTTTATCAG ATCGAAGTACGAGCTTCAGGAATTCTTGAAACCTAGCCTGCGTATTCTGTCAACTGCTTCAAAGAACTCTTTTCGATCTAGTATGTCCACGAAGATTTCAGATAGCTTTCGAAGTTCAGCTTCATCACAGAATTCA GAAGGCATGGCCGAGTTTATTGGAACGTTGAAGGTTAAAGTACTAAAAGGCACGAATCTAGCTGTTCGGGATATGCTATCTAGTGATCCGTATGTTGTCTTGAAACTCGGAAAGCAG AGAGTTCAAACAACTGTGATGAAGAGCAACTTGAATCCCGTGTGGAACGAGGAACTTATGGTCTCCATTCCACAAAAATACGGCCCTATCAAGCTG GAAGTTTATGACTACGACACATTCTCTGCGGATGATATAATGGGGGAAGTCGAGATAGACATTCAGTCGATGATAACTTCTGCTACTGCATTCGGGGATGTTGCAACGTTTGAGAACATGCAGATTGGGAGATGGCTGAAGTCAAACGACAACGCGTTGTTGGAAGACAGCACAGTGAATATTGTGGATGGGAAGGTGAAGCAGTTAGTATCTTTGAAGCTGCAAAATGTGGAATCTGGAGAAATACATCTTGAGCTGGAGTGGATGCCTATTGatcaataa